The Dehalococcoidales bacterium genome segment AGCGGCACTGACGGCAAGGGACGCCCCTGGAAGGCGAAAATGGCCTTCACCTACCTGGGTCCGGTACAGATTGAGCTGGTACAGCCTGCGGAGGGACGAATCTTCCAGTCCCGCTTCATTGATACCTGGGGGGAAGGACTGCACCACCTCGGCTTTTACGTTGATGATTTAGCCGGTGAGGTAGATAACCTGGTCTCAAAGGGAGCTAAAATCCTGATCCAGGTGCCGGGTCGCTTTGCCTACCTGGACAGCGGCGGGCCCGGCGGCGCCATCTTTGAGCTGATGCAGAGACGCTAGTAAACCGACTCCTGAATCCCTAATGCACTGAGCAACAGGGTCAACAACCGGATTTTTTGCCGGACGGC includes the following:
- a CDS encoding VOC family protein → MTPLDKTDNPEKRRLTAMTDKEAHPFQLKTVDQISFAVKDIDRVIEAWSAMYGFGPWTFSETSGTDGKGRPWKAKMAFTYLGPVQIELVQPAEGRIFQSRFIDTWGEGLHHLGFYVDDLAGEVDNLVSKGAKILIQVPGRFAYLDSGGPGGAIFELMQRR